The nucleotide sequence TATCAAAGCACATACTACATTTATAGTTGTGAAGTAGCCATGTGTCAAttaatatgtaacaaaaaaaataaaatcaacttgTAACGGTGGATTTGAGATGAATTAAATGGGATCATTGTTATAAAACTAAATTCATCCAATATTTAGTTTAACAAATGACGGTCTAATCACACagttcatttcatttcatttcctATGCTCTGAAATTCTCGAGTAAAAAAGAATCTTAAATATATGAATGTTTTACTGTTACACCATATAAAACATCGAATGAGACAAAAAAATGGACCAGTCAATTGATTTGAGGAGATTTTGTGCACGCACATACGgacaaaacaacatcaaatgttGATTGGCTGGATTAGCCTCCTTTAGTTGTCCGTAAGACACATATATGGTTGAACTGATACCACCAAAATTATTGtcttaagattttttattttttttggtaacatgCTATTTACTTGTGTGAGTTTTCATAGGTGTTCTTTTTAATTACAttcgaaaagaaaaaagaaaaaagaaatgagTAAAAGAGAAGCTAGCTCTTAGACATGCAACggtgttgaaatttttaagaaGAGCTTGCCGTTTAGTTAGGTTTTAGAAGATTCGAGAAATTAATGTCCCCAATTATACATGAAAATATCTagtttaaaaaaagagaaagaaaaacataagcTATACATTTAAAAAGGACACCTTTAAAGCATCCGCTAAACATATTGGAAGAGAGACAAGATAGGTAACTATTCTTTGCAGATTGTGATGTTGGTAAACTATTCTTAATGATAGATTTCATTATTATGTCAATctttgaatatattttattggCAAAGATCGGAACGCTGCATCATATTCTTGGTGAATAATGGAACGAAAGTGTGGATATTTTAGCAAAATTGGAAGCAAATGGCATCGATCTTTGATTGTTGTCCATGAACCCCCCTTTCATGAAATGTGTCTATGAATGCTATAagcatatttccttaaaaaaaaaaaatgaaatgtgtCTATGAACCCCTTTTATAACAGTAGAACATTGaggacaaaaataatatttaattcccataaaaaaaattaattaaaatatactaaaaatatttttttgtagtgtttgtaattaattaagttgtttaatggttagaattcacctctcaagatgaataagtgagatGTTCGGAGCTTGAACGTCGACCCCTACATATATATGCAATgtttctaccaactgagttaaactcaccaGAACATGTTTGTGATTATCtctaggcatggcaacaaaacccatactCGCGGTTACCCGCCCGAGCCAAACCTAAATTGACGGGTTTTCTCCTTTTGACtaggtttgggtatgggtatgggttttccccgatttcaaaacacgggtatgagACAGGTAATGagtatataggtacccaccccaAACTCATACCCATACCcatcccaaatgtaaaaaattactttatgttgatatgtcatgttattttgtttgataattatcatgttaataaaaactaccattgatatttaaaggatcaactaaatcattctgtctaacaaatgttaaagtgaacatattgttggataatgcattacaacgttgatcttggggatgcaaaaaaacttctattttttattaaaaaaaaatattcgatACGGGGATGGGGATGAGGTGGGGATACCCGAATCCGTCGGGGACGgagatgagattcaatttcttatCCCCGTTGGGTATAGGTAGagtaacgggtaagtatatgagaatcgagTATGAggacggggaaggtaaaacacgtccccaccccgccccattgccatgcctaattATCTctattgatttcattttttatatcattattaataccaacatttttttttactattgtaCGGTGCAATATTATCATCATAGTTTCTTCCATGTTTGTGTTTGAATCAATTCATCCATgaaatgttgcaattttttaaGAAGAACTTTGCTATTCACTATGATCATATCGAGCAAAAGAGATAAATCTATGCGGTTTCGTGGGGAGATGTCACAGATAAATACCACGCACTATAATTCATATATGTAAACTAGTTTATGGctttttgataaaaagaaattgaattctGGCAAACATTATTCGGTTGCTTTTCATATATGATAGATACCCGATGTCTGTGGGGGACGCTGGTCGTTTGATCTTTCTTGACCTAGCTAGCCATCGTTTTCTTGTGCTTCTTTGTTTTTACCCAGTTTTCGGGTGGCCCTCCATCTAAAACTTGAACATTATTGCAGAGAAACAAATATATGTATCTCCATGTGATTATGTTGGACTAGGAACAGTAAGTGGTACAGTTTTTATCCGGTAGTTCTTGTGTTAATGTTCTAACTTAATTATGGTGAACAAGTATCCTTCttccaaaagaaaagaaaaaagtatccACAAGTTTGATTGGATATACTTAGCATCAAATTATTAAATGACATGTGATACTTTAatgttaattcatgttaaaataaattctaagctttgaattaattttctttaaagGATAATAGTATATCGATCAAACGGCAAAGTTTCTAAGAAGAGATATAGTATACACAGCGAGAGATATTTTCCCGAACCGATCCCGAAACGCCTTTAACCAATGAAATGTGTTGTTTGCCTTCAGGGGTGGACCTGGACTTACAATTTTGGTGAGGCACTGTATTTTTGtcgaataattaaataaaactaaatttaataaaaaattatattaaaaatagttgTAGCATctaatattacaaaaaaaaaaaaaaatactatttttcatttgttgagAATGAGTTAAAATTGCATCGTTACTAATTGTTCTAAGAACatctatttttatatacattacAAGACGATCGTTTAAACATTGAACACTCATCTTATTACTTAGTTGTCTCTGTACATATTATGCATGTCCTACGTAAAACATAGATAGATACTAAGTCCTACATCGGCTAGACGGCTACATTGAAAGCTTACAGAGCCAAACtataatataaataagtgaacaACATGAGGCAAAGGTGAAGAATTCTCTTTGTGGTGCATCAAATACATGTGGGCCATTCACGTTGTGCATCAAATGTATTATTGTACTAGTTTAAAGTTTTTACTATGCTTGTGTTTTggaccaaacaaaaaaaattggatatGATTGGTGTGGCACTTACCACATCAGGACCTTAACAGGTCCGCCCCCTGCTTGCCTGAAAACACGGGTGAGTTGGTGTAGTTTGAGAGATGGTATGTAGAGTAAAATTACTTTTGTGCTGCTGGCCCAGAAAATAAGGTGGTGATGGATGTTTGTTTTATGTGAGATATTGTTCAAAAACCAATTCGTAAACTTTTGCGAGAATTTCTCTCTCGGCATTTAGCAATTTCCTTCTAAGAATTTATgttatgaaaattttattttattattgatgtGGAGTAAGTTATACTAGTATCCTTATAAGAAAAAAACCACTTTTAAAATTCATTTAGTTTATATAACAACATACTCGACACTAGATATAATTACTTCTCTTGCAATCAAAAGTCTATCAATATCATCTTCTAATAGATCCTAAATGACATGTAGGTTAATTACTTTTTTGTACAATAATTTAACAGATCCGAAGGTACATAAGTGCATCTTCTATCTATATATagtaaaaaagggaaaaatgtcGTTATCTTTGGGGcatatgttgtttgttgttaGTCCCCATTATTCATTAAGACAGTGGCGCAAACGAGTGAAGTTCATCCCACGATCCTCCTCGTATAAGTAATTACTAGTACTACAACAGCTAATAAAAATTGTGTGCTTGCTTAAGACGTGTTCATAGTGTGGCCTCAGCCTCAAATCGACGTAAATTATTACCTACAACTAAAACTAATATTGTAAATGAATCCCCCCATTACTTTACTTTACTACTAATAAAGTCTCTGTCCTCCGCGACTTTCCCACGGTTCATCCTATTCGTTCATCACTTACACTTCCTTTTTATTCAAATCAAATCATACAAATCTCCACTCATTCCACTtttctccctccctccctctgtCGTATATGTCTCTGCCTGCTATAGTACCtcattcatttatatatatatatatatattatttatattaaccTAATATGTACTACTACTGCCACTATCATATATTCTCTCTTAATATCAACaactagaaaataaaaataaacaaaaacaacaccGCATTCATTCATTCCATTCATTCATTCTATCGTGTATGCTTAGTTCCTacctacaacaacaacataaacatttcACTTCTTTCGTCATGGATGGCACCAACAACAACACTTCATCGGTGCCACCACCAATACAACCTCCTGATGCATCATCAGCACCAACAactccttcatcttctccggcgactACCGGAGTCGCAGGAAGATACCGTGGAACCCGTTGTAGGAGTGGTAAATGGGTATCAGAGATACGTGAGCCACGTAAAACAAAACGCATTTGGTTAGGAACATACCCTACTGCTGAAATGGCAGCTGCTGCTTATGATGTTGCAGCTCTTGCTTTAAAAGGACCTGATACTACTCTTAACTTTCCCAATTCAATACTATCTTACCCTATTCCTGCTTCATTGTCTTCAACTGATATTCGTGCTGCTGCTGAAGCTGCTGCACAAACCAGAATCATGAGACCAGCACAACaagatcaacaacaacaaaaccctTCAGCTTTTAGTTTTGAGGGGTCTTCTTCAAGTAGTGGAATattgcaacaacaacaaggtCATCATCATGAATATATTGATGAAGATGAGTTGTTGAATATGCCAAGTTTGTTAGATGATATGGCTAGAGGAATGCAGGTTAGTCCACCAAGGATGAGTTCATTCTCTAATTGTTCTTCAGATGATTCACCTCGCAATTCTGATGGACGAGATAATCTTTGGAGTTACAATTTTTGAAGACAGAAtcattcattttctctctttgaatttgtttgattttggttATTTCAAGTGTTTGTACGGTAGATCTTGATTCACCCTCTTTTTTCTAGCTAGGTACGTACGGACTATGATTGATTGTGTTGCTTTGATGTTAATTTGCAGTAGCTGGTTTTGATCTTGCTGCTGATTTTGGATCTATGTGTATATATGGAGGGATTAGgtcattttcatttcatcattcattgccacatattttaatttttaggtgATAATGATCTGAATGAATCTGATAGAATTTTCATATGATCTAATCAGTTGGGGAGGTTACCTATGTGTATATGTGATTTGAGTCTAAAAAGATTCAACTTTTGATTCTGGATCTTTTTAGTTTCACTCTATCAATATgcgattttcttattttatttttgtatgagGATTGCCCTTTTTCTTCTGAATAAAATTACTTCTGCAAGTTTACAATCTGCTTCTGTGTTTGTggatctttcttgatatattattatatgtgcAAGCTAGGTTGCATCTGTGTATATTGTGCTGTTAATTTGTACAATTTTCTACATGTAAATGATATAATTAGTAGAACCTAATTATATCTCTTATGATATCTGAAGCCAAAAATGACAGTGCTTAAAAGATGTTTCTGCATATGATCATAGTtaactttctttttctcataTATAACTAATTATGAAACTTAATATTCATTTGATTAACCAAATGATCATTCAAAATGTTATTAGgatatgattaattttaaacttATAGATGATCCGTATTTCTCTTTAATGCTTCAATCTCTGTAATTGAATCTCAAAGAATTGGCATTAAAATCATGAAGTCTTGAGGCTGTTTCAGTTCGGTGTTGGGTGGAACAagacattaattaatttatgaacCATACTATAATAGTAACATTCATGGCAATAGCTATGGCCTGATGTATTTCTGGTGTGTAGCAGGTTTCTGTTTTTGATACTTAAGTAGGATTCTTTCTTTTgctatataaaaatttatattaggGAATGGTTTTAATATCAAATATTATAGTTTATTAGTTACTTTATATTTCACATATACTAATTTACTCTTGATCACTTTAAAATATCTCAAATCCTTTAAATACTCtctaaatttataatataaagaCAACATGAGATAGAAAAATAATCTGCGTGATCACTTGCCTGATGCAGTATACTGCAGCCATTACATCCACTATACATTTGCGGCCATTGctgtttttctttgattttaatttCACACCACTATTGTGGTTCCGGACACAGCTGCAACCACAATATTGTGACTGCATTACATGATGTGATCCGCAGTTTAAAACAATTGCCGGAAGACACAGTACTCTATAGCACTGTACAACAGGTCTAACATAACTCCCACTTTATATTACCCTCTtcgatcctatttataagagatgTTTGAGTCAACAGAAGTTGATATATCTGATTCACATTTTTAACCAAATACACTAACTATTGTTTTATCCAAAcgtctcttataaataggactcaagagaattttttttttttaacatcaaaatttagAAGATAACAAGAAAAGTACAAAGAATACTTAACCCATAACTCAGGAAAAATACAAGGGATATTCGCCTTGCAAAGTAACAATCACCCTACTTCaagaaattaaacaaagaaGACGGAATTCTAGACTTGGTAATATggtttaccaaaaaaattacaaagtgGTGTTTGTACCACTTTATAGTATGATATTGGTATAACTTACTAATTAGGGAATTCTAGACTTGTACCAAAATCCTAACGAGAATGAGGTAACTAAGGTTCAGCAATCTGTATTAACTCAGGGTTGGTAAGTTGGTATCTTTCTatcaataaatgatatttgtgagTGCATCAAAACCTTTACCAATGAAACAGACAATTATTACACAATAAGTTCTTGACGCATTAACACAAATGACAGTAGTAActgctttttcttttccttgctCTGAGACCACTATAGCATGTGGACAAAGAACATCTTGGAGTAATAATAGACCTAAATTACATATAAAAATGTTGTGGAAAATGAAACATATATGAAATAGTATGGATCAAAATATATAGAACACTAGTAAATTACTGCATTTACCTTTTTTGGATCTCTATCTTTGCCGACAAGATGCAAAGTTTGTGCCTGATGTTATGATAGAATGTTGATTTGCTGATCTTACCAATGCGCCTCTATTTGAACAGAAACTGCTTTTCTTTGAAATTAAgtctcatattatttatttatttattattggtcATGTTTGACATATTTGTACAAATCACCAGTTACTCATATGTTTCTGCTCATTTGTTTCGGAGTCTGATATATAGGGCAACATATCAGATTTTCTAGGTATGacctaatattttttaatgtctaGTATGACTTGTAAGCCTATTTCTATGccttgtttggattgacttgaacttagtttataaaatttaaGTGTAGTTTTCCCCTGAAAATATAGTTTAAGTATAGTTTTGTTGTATGATGTAAATATGTTTTAAGGTATAACCTAACATTTAAGttaatgtacttttttttaatggcaaattgaatatattgaaaaaagataCAAAACATACtcaccacaaaaataaaacaagagagaccaaggagaaagaaagagaaaaacaattacATAAGCCAAAGGACGATGTGTGGGAGGAAGTTTTGTAATTGTTTCGTACCTAACCGGCTCAAGAGTGTCAAAGAAGAATGCAAACAATTATAACCAATTATTACAAGGTAGGCTAAAAGTCTACACCCAAACAGACTAAGGATTAAGCCACCACATACGATAATCGAAAGCAAAAGTAACATTGATTGCTTTTAACCGAAAAAAAGAGAGCAGCTTAATTCTATATGTCAGTTGTTGTAAAAATTCCTCTATAGACTTAAAAtttctattatttctttctttctaaatcaCCCAAAAACAAGCAGACTAGATTAAAGATAGAAAGGATCGAAAAGTTTTAGAAAATCCCCCCAACGGACCAAATTGAAGGAAATGGTATGATAGTaacaacatatcaacataaattatACCAATCCCATGTCGAATAGTGTGCGTGTATACTCCCAAAAAAGTTGCACCTCAGAAACAAATTAATGATCTACTAGTTCTTCCGCTCCACAACCACTCACACAAAGTATAGACCTTTAAAGGAGTTGTTTTATGGCATATGTTACGCAAGAGAAAACATGAAAGATAGTGAATATATTAACTGATTGAGATTATAATATCGAGTATAATTAACGGTTGAACTATCGGATGaatatgaaatgatataaaaaaattaataatatttattttttccaattgAGATATTAaagtttaaattgaaaaaaaaaattataagctcAAACACTGATTGAAGTGACTTATAAAAAACACTATAAgctaataaaaaacataaacttgttagaaattttttgaaatcaaACATGTTTATTTTAGTCAGATGAGTACATGAGTTATAAGTTACATGTGTtgtctcaaacaaattgtgttGTCAAACAAACGTAAGAGCATCTCTAGCGCTTTAGAACTTCCAGTTTTCTATTACTGGAGTTTGTTGGCATAGAGTTCGAGactgattaaaaataaaattccagAACCTTAGAAGgaattctttcttcaaaaaaaaatttcttcataaATGATGTGTATATATAcaataaattacaaaatgaGTGGAAGATGATAATCTAACAATAAGTTGCGCCCCTTAAACTTCTTTAGATGgcaaaattaatcttttaaacacaacattcatagATTTGAGAGACATGACATTGTTGTGCATGGCCATTTGAACTCTCGTAGAAGGTTAACTACATCTGGTGTTATAGAGATAAATGTGTCAAacacaaataatataaaagcATGTTACGTTTTTTCATGTTTGGTCATTTGTTTGACATGGCTTTAAGGGCAGCTGGTCCCATCATAAAAGCTCTCGGTCTCCAATCGCACAATGGTGAATCCCCACTCAAATTCTCTCATATACATGTTTTCCTGATACCCACCTGCACATCATAACATATGCTGACCTAAGTGTCGATCTTCCAACAAGGAGATAAAATAAGAAGCTTACAGGTGCCTCATTCTTCACAAATACTTTCGTCCGCCTGTATATATAAAAAGTGGCATCTCTAATAAAGTCAAGCTTGTATTTAAAATTAGGAAACTCTTTACAATTAATGGCATGCTCTCCAAAGGTATTCAAGTACATCTTAACGCTAATACAATACCcttcattaataaaaaacaatgaaatcatGAAGCGATATTGAAGAATATAAACGTATATGTGGCTTATTTTTGTCACCATTTGAGATGGTCTAAAGGGAGTATCTAATCTAATATTAAACATTGAGTGTTCCACCTTAGTTAGTACACTAAATTAAATGTCGAATGTTTCGCTTAAACATTTGTTCGATGTTAATGGAATTGCTATCAGTATGGGTGATTGCTTGCGGTGAAGAAATTGTGACCACAAACGACCTAACCTAACGTTCTACGTACGTGGATTGAATAAGAGGATTGGCCCACTAGTCACAAATACACATAGTAACAAGAAAAAGATATGGGTAGGCAGGTTACTGTTCATATTACGTCTGTGCATAGATTCGGTTTATTATTGCACCAATTGGAGTAACGTCGTTGGAATAAGTACTAACTGCCATTTAACTAACAGAAGAAtcagagttaaaaaaaaataatataaaaaaaacactgtTCATAAAGCGGCTACACCAAAGTCCAAACCAAAGGTGATTCCAGAAATCAACATGGCGTTAGCTTTATCGTAACTATcacaccaattttattttatcgaTCTAGAGTGTTCTAAAGATATTACTAGTAATTAATAAATCAAGATAAGAAAAGGAAGGGTTGTCTTGAAAATAAAAGCTAGCAAgtggtacaattttttttatcaaaaaataacaaactggTTTTGTGTTTCCCATTATGTAGTATATAATAATGAAcggatattaaaaaaatgaaattcagtGCCAATGGATAATGGATTGGTCTTTTAATTAAGCTTATGTTAGTAGACAGTTAGATTGCTCCTCCGATTTTGTCCATACAAGGATAAGATATTgcattattcaatttttaaggtgaataaatagTATATACTGCATATACTAATACATTGTTTCTGACAAATGAATTATGGTCACATTGAAAAGAATCCACTCTATATACCCCAAATTTGTCTCATGGAGATAAATCAttgataaaactaaaaaaattattcaatggtAGCTAATTCCTCCTATCTTTGATTAGCAGAATAATCACTTACATTTAtgtataaaaagtaaaataaatatttgttgataTAACAAATTATTACTTGTATTCTACCATGTATTTACGATAATAACTTGTGTAAAATTGttatactcttttatttatctaCAAAAAGTTTTTGGTACATATCTACAATTCTTTTTAATATGTATGAAATAATATAAAGAGGgttttagaagaaaaatttatcaaaaaataagaaGTGAATCTGATAATGTATAGTAATTGAGAACAAGAATGATAAATTGATAGCTATAAATTCAACAtctcattttttcttccttaaagaaaaaacatctcattttttctatatatatttctttctatCAACATCACTGAACATTTGCTTCTgtcaaataactttttttttttttttttttctctatttatatcaAGATGTAAACatctaatatttttcaaatgagAATTTGATACTCTCTTGGCAACAAAGTCTATGTTGAGTGTAGAGTCCCTTTCAAAAGATAAGGAAAATATATTCAGTACCAAGTACCGAAAGCAATAGGAAAAGTTGAATTGCAGTTAATCTTTCCAGATAAAGCTTACTGCTTATAGTAAAAAATGGCCCACCTTGTTCCTCTCTCTTTGAAGGTTTTCTTGGTTTGGACTTTTGTGTTatgatgataaataatttaGTGGGATTTTATTGCAGACCGAAATCCAATCCAATATTATTGTTGAAGAGAAAATGCCGCAATTAAATGGAGCCATGGCAGCGGGGCCAATCCCACTTTGGCGCTTTCTGCTCCCATCCAGTCACTATCATATATTATGTGTCATTGATATGCTTCTTTGTGCATTGAATTGGTCAATCCATGACTTCAAATATGTGGTcaatatactattttaattaCTTGCTTGTTATAATAGTATATGCTTACTTTACGAAATGGAGAGAATTCTACACAGGATTATTATAGAGTGGACGTACTCCATTGTTTCTAACATCACCTATCTTAGATTCAGTTATTGTAACAAACTTAACTTCGAATCCATACTATAAATAGATGACCTATCCTCGTATACACTTTCCTACTATACCAATAGAATGCTCTTCTTCATATAAGAGattattcatgtttttttaattaagtataAGGGGAAAAGTCCTCACGTAGTCTTTATCTTACTTTCTCTAACAAATTCGTCATTtctatatattttaaacatttttgttCTTTATTCAACTTTTccacatattttttcattttagattaaaaaacaTTGAAGTGTAGCTTGTTAAGCCATGTTTTAATGTAAAATGGGAAGATAGTTTCTgatgaaacaaacaaacatatagGAAGATTGACATTTTTTCCTACTAAAGTCTTTCATATCCTATAGTTTCAAACctattatgtatttatttttttacctaaaCAAGACTTGATGCGGACAAAAAAAGTGATGCTCTAGCCAAACTAAGAGCAACACGGTTATCGTGTTTCTTGATACAACTACTACAAGAAACATTACCTTTTGTCAGGGGCAAAATCCCTGTCAAAAGGACACAATCCTTGGAAAATGCGACATTTGTGAGGGAAAATGCCAGGGGTAGAAGCAATCGCAAAGGCACTCATCGCAAACATTTTGTCAGTGGCTACACCCCTGGGAGAAAAACGAGGGGCTGAACCCCTGGTATATCGCCAAGCTTTCTCCCTGGCAGAACCCCTGACATATTCCTTCACTTTCGTCTACAACTTTCCTGCAACTTTGCAGACTTTGCGACTGCGCTGACTGACGTGACTGATTGACAGAAAGGCAAGTCAGATGAGCAAAAAACCAGGGATATGCGAGGGGTTTAACCCCTGGCAAACgtccaaattatttttaaaaaaaaatgtttatttataaaaacaaattttttattaattaattaaaaaatcgtttttttaaaaagttgtttttgaaatacaaataaatggttcaaaaatcaatttaattaataaaatatattttttaaaaaaattaaaaatattttttaaaacaaaattaaatgcatataaataaagTTTAGTCACTCAAACACTACTAAGTCTAATTAATAGGCATGAAATAGAAATTGTACTTAATAACAGTTTTCCAACAATAAACCTTTTTAAtacattcctttttcatatatattattatttataatcactttttaaaattgaataaataataaatttttaaaaacatattatgtttaacaaacagtttttttttttttaaatatcaaaaaaAGAGTTTCcctaaattagaaaaaaaaaacagattatgTTGTAATTTATGTTTTACTACGCAAATTTAAAATCGAGTCcctaaattagaaaaaaataaaagaaactattttactaaataaaccatattctataatatataaaaatccaCCTAATAACCATATATTTACCAAATAAATGAAGTATGTTGAATGTGTTGAGTGAATGTGTTGTGTTTTATGTGAAGAAAACTAAGTGTTGTGAAGTTTGTTACATGATCGGTGCATAGATTTATATAGGGAGCAAAAAAAGCCACGGCTTATCCGAGGGAATGCCCCTCGCATGCTTGGTCAAATCCTAGCATATAGCTAGGTACCAGATAGCAGCAGAACGACAGGAAGAAAGCCAGGGATTCACGCAATAAACGAGGGGTATTGCCCCTGTCTCAACTGGACCGGACAGGCTTTTCAGAGCCTTGTCAAATCAACAGGAAACAATGCAGAGATTCATCACCTTTTTTCCCATCCCAGGGGCTTTCCCTGGCATATTCCCTCAGTTTTTGCCTGACAGCCACCTACTTTAGTCACTTCAAGCCTGCATGCAGCAAATTCTTGAATTTCAATTTCCCACCTTGCAATAAGTGAGGGGTTTTGTGAGGGCAAACCCTTGTGTTATTATGCCAGGTGTTGTCCTTGGCATTTTCCCTGGCAAATTTGTCACCCTGGCAAAATGTCATATTTCTTGTAGTGAACtaaccctaaaattttgataaatattaaGCCAAAACCTTCCAAGATGCATTTCTACGATGTTATCCATTAACCTAAAACAATAATTGATAACATTCTTCTATTCAGTGTTCAAATTGTTTTTACTTTGTCTATCATTGTGTTAAAATGCATAACAAAGACACCAAGTTGCTTTTCATGCCTTTATTGATTGACATGCAT is from Medicago truncatula cultivar Jemalong A17 chromosome 1, MtrunA17r5.0-ANR, whole genome shotgun sequence and encodes:
- the LOC11422839 gene encoding ethylene-responsive transcription factor ERF027 → MLSSYLQQQHKHFTSFVMDGTNNNTSSVPPPIQPPDASSAPTTPSSSPATTGVAGRYRGTRCRSGKWVSEIREPRKTKRIWLGTYPTAEMAAAAYDVAALALKGPDTTLNFPNSILSYPIPASLSSTDIRAAAEAAAQTRIMRPAQQDQQQQNPSAFSFEGSSSSSGILQQQQGHHHEYIDEDELLNMPSLLDDMARGMQ